From the Cryptomeria japonica chromosome 2, Sugi_1.0, whole genome shotgun sequence genome, one window contains:
- the LOC131051940 gene encoding patatin-like protein 2: protein MSNQELLPIDVSGDVGARILSVDGGGVRGLIPVQLLKFLEHQLQKLDGEDARLADYFNIMAVTSTGGLITTMLATIDPNDHKHNRPFSTQKIEDFYLKNASLIFPQPSKWNIFHGIFGPKYNGKHLVDILEQEKFHERRLCDTATNLVIPTFDIKTQFPTIFASHEAKVDPLKNPHLMDVCLSTTAAPTYFPSHQFTTNSSDGKTQVFNLVDGGVAANNPTLIAMNLVTRAVHQDTRIVDKKEHLDHFIVLSLGTGLEEGIEWGAKKAATWGSLKWITHDGRTPLIESIMNASSDMVNIHTALMLHHVKENYLRLQEWQLKGSEAKMDLSTDENLRNLVKKGQELLDKPVRSLNLETGRPETVKNDYTNRMALTKMAERLSKEKKLTDKRSASSALSMNGHSVGINI from the exons ATGTCGAATCAGGAGCTTCTTCCAATCGATGTCTCGGGGGACGTGGGTGCTAGAATCCTGAGTGTCGATGGAGGAGGAGTACGGGGTCTTATTCCTGTGCAATTGCTCAAATTCTTAGAGCACCAGTTGCAG AAATTGGATGGGGAAGATGCCAGACTAGCAGATTATTTCAATATAATGGCAGTTACCAGCACTGGAGGTCTCATCACCACAATGTTAGCCACTATAGACCCGAATGACCACAAACACAATCGTCCTTTTAGTACCCAGAAAATTGAAGATTTCTACTTGAAGAATGCGAGTTTGATATTTCCTCAACCAAG CAAATGGAATATTTTTCACGGCATTTTTGGTCCCAAATACAATGGCAAACATCTGGTCGATATCTTAGAACAAGAGAAATTTCACGAAAGACGGCTGTGTGATACGGCTACTAACCTGGTGATACCCACCTTCGATATCAAGACGCAGTTTCCTACAATTTTCGCCAGTCATGag GCGAAAGTAGATCCGCTGAAGAATCCACATCTAATGGACGTATGCCTCTCCACAACTGCAGCTCCTACCTATTTTCCATCTCACCAGTTTACAACAAATTCCAGTGACGGAAAGACCCAAGTTTTTAACTTAGTAGATGGAGGAGTAGCGGCTAATAATCCT accttgatagcaatgaacttaGTCACTCGAGCAGTTCATCAGGATACAAGAATAGTAGACAAAAag GAGCACCTTGACCACTTTATTGTACTTTCTCTTGGAACGGGATTAGAAGAGGGTATTGAATGGGGCGCAAAAAAGGCTGCCACATGGGGAAGCTTGAAGTGGATTACTCACGATGGAAGAACGCCTCTCATAGAATCTATCATGAATGCAAGTTCAGACATGGTCAACATTCATACAGCTTTGATGCTCCATCATGTCAAAGAAAACTATCTTAGACTCCAG GAATGGCAACTAAAAGGAAGCGAAGCAAAGATGGACCTCAGTACGGATGAGAACCTGAGGAATCTTGTGAAGAAAGGCCAGGAACTATTGGATAAGCCTGTTAGAAGTTTAAATTTGGAGACTGGGCGTCCTGAGACAGTGAAGAACGACTACACAAACAGGATGGCATTGACTAA AATGGCTGAACGACTCTCCAAGGAGAAGAAGTTGACGGATAAACGGAGCGCATCTTCTGCACTTTCTATGAATGGCCATAGTGTTGGAATAAACATCTGa